The following proteins come from a genomic window of Mucinivorans hirudinis:
- a CDS encoding putative secreted glycosyl hydrolase, giving the protein MKKIFFTLVAMSAILVACEGKPSAATKTTEAEDSTVLVLFDGETFNGWRGYNKDHVPGKWTIEDGAIKINGGGAGEAQSAEGGDIIFDRKFKNFELELEWKVAKGSNSGIFYLAQEIEGKPIYISAPEYQILDNENHPDAKLGVNGNRQSASLYDMVAAVPQNSKPFGEWNTTKILVYKGTVVHYQNGEPVVEYHLWTPQWKELLDKSKFSAEKWPDAYELLINCGGENHEGYIGLQDHGDDVWFRNIKVKILD; this is encoded by the coding sequence ATGAAAAAAATCTTTTTTACATTAGTTGCAATGAGTGCAATATTGGTAGCGTGCGAGGGTAAACCCTCCGCAGCAACAAAAACAACTGAGGCTGAGGACAGCACAGTTTTAGTTCTATTCGATGGCGAAACCTTCAACGGCTGGCGCGGCTACAACAAAGACCACGTTCCCGGCAAATGGACCATTGAGGATGGCGCAATCAAAATCAACGGCGGTGGCGCGGGCGAAGCGCAATCGGCTGAGGGTGGCGATATTATCTTCGACCGCAAATTCAAAAACTTCGAGTTGGAGCTCGAATGGAAGGTTGCCAAGGGTAGCAACTCCGGCATATTTTACTTAGCTCAAGAGATTGAGGGAAAACCTATCTATATCTCGGCTCCCGAGTACCAAATCTTGGACAACGAAAACCACCCCGATGCTAAGTTGGGCGTAAACGGTAACCGCCAATCTGCATCTCTGTATGATATGGTTGCGGCTGTTCCTCAAAACTCTAAGCCTTTTGGCGAATGGAACACCACTAAGATTTTGGTTTACAAAGGCACGGTTGTTCACTACCAAAACGGAGAACCGGTTGTTGAGTACCACCTGTGGACTCCTCAGTGGAAGGAGCTTTTGGACAAGTCGAAATTCAGTGCCGAGAAGTGGCCTGATGCTTACGAGCTGCTAATCAACTGTGGCGGCGAGAACCACGAAGGTTACATCGGCTTGCAAGACCACGGAGACGATGTATGGTTCCGCAATATCAAGGTTAAAATTCTAGACTAA
- a CDS encoding Sugar phosphate isomerase/epimerase, producing the protein MNRLDFLKQGITKAMGVAVATVGLSGILGAALSSCNENPPKTQKVVGLQLYSLRDSMATDPVGTLKAVADMGYTSLETAGYSNGKLYGYTPEEFRKIVEGLGMKVTGAHVGRGYNPEQDTEIMEWWNTAFDANKAAGCTYVIMPSMPIGETLEELKVYCDYYNRLGEMAKGKGIKFGFHNHAAEFKTVEDQVVLDYLIENTDPQLVTFELDVYWVLKGGADPVAYINKYPGRIGVLHIKDESTIGESGTVDFEAIFNAANAQGIKDYYVEVERYTQPPLNCVQRSFDFLETAAYVK; encoded by the coding sequence ATGAACAGATTAGACTTTCTCAAACAAGGTATCACAAAGGCAATGGGCGTGGCAGTGGCTACGGTCGGTCTCTCGGGCATCCTTGGCGCGGCACTATCTTCGTGCAACGAAAATCCACCTAAAACACAAAAGGTTGTCGGATTACAACTCTACTCCCTACGCGACTCGATGGCGACCGACCCTGTGGGTACACTCAAGGCTGTTGCCGATATGGGTTACACGTCGTTGGAGACGGCGGGCTACTCGAACGGCAAGCTATATGGCTACACCCCCGAGGAGTTCCGCAAAATCGTAGAAGGTTTAGGAATGAAGGTTACGGGTGCACACGTCGGCAGGGGCTATAACCCGGAGCAGGATACCGAAATTATGGAGTGGTGGAACACAGCCTTCGATGCCAACAAGGCGGCAGGTTGTACCTACGTTATTATGCCTTCGATGCCCATTGGCGAGACACTCGAAGAGCTGAAGGTCTATTGCGACTACTACAACCGTTTGGGCGAAATGGCTAAGGGTAAGGGCATTAAGTTTGGCTTTCATAACCACGCGGCTGAGTTCAAAACTGTGGAAGATCAAGTTGTATTGGATTATCTGATTGAAAATACAGACCCCCAGTTAGTTACCTTTGAGTTGGACGTGTATTGGGTTCTTAAGGGCGGTGCCGACCCTGTGGCTTACATCAACAAATATCCGGGGCGTATCGGTGTGCTCCACATCAAGGACGAAAGCACCATAGGCGAGAGCGGCACTGTCGATTTCGAGGCTATCTTCAACGCTGCCAATGCGCAAGGCATCAAGGATTACTATGTTGAGGTGGAGCGCTACACGCAACCTCCGCTGAATTGTGTGCAACGCTCGTTCGACTTTTTAGAGACGGCTGCTTATGTGAAATAA
- a CDS encoding Myo-inositol 2-dehydrogenase, whose amino-acid sequence MANKLSRADFLKTSAAGLAAMSVIPSKAMGGVLGHTAPSDKLNIAGVGIGGRGAGVLKGMESQNIVALCDVDHKYAANTFKRYPDAKQYWDYRKMMDKEAKNIDAVICATADHTHALIAGTALTMGKHVYCEKPLTHSVYESRLLTKLAKHHNVATQMGNQGSSGPGVNQVCDWIWNGEIGEIVKVEAFTDRPIWPQGLMRPKDVHKVPKTMDWDLFIGPAPMRPFNSIYTPWNWRGWWDFGTGALGDMACHILHPVFKSLKLGYPTQVQGTSTSLLTECAPNAQFVTYVFPARENMPKVAMPEVTVTWYDGGLMPPRPAGMPEGKSMNDSGGGVIFHGTKDTLICGCYGVNPWLLSGRKPEVPSMCRKVETSHEMDFVRACKETAANRVKTASDFSEAGPFNEMVVMGVNAVRLQALNKVLNWDGANMQFTNITPDETLKIMIEDGFSIEDGHPTFNKTYTDPINAAQFANELIKHNYRDGWKLVDMPR is encoded by the coding sequence ATGGCAAATAAACTATCTCGTGCCGACTTTTTAAAGACTTCGGCAGCAGGCTTGGCAGCAATGTCAGTCATTCCAAGTAAGGCGATGGGTGGTGTGCTTGGGCACACAGCTCCCTCGGATAAACTCAATATCGCAGGTGTCGGCATTGGCGGACGTGGTGCCGGTGTGTTGAAGGGTATGGAGAGTCAAAACATTGTGGCTCTTTGTGATGTAGACCACAAGTACGCGGCAAATACCTTCAAACGCTACCCCGATGCCAAACAGTACTGGGACTATCGCAAAATGATGGACAAAGAGGCGAAAAATATAGATGCGGTTATATGTGCAACTGCCGACCACACCCACGCCTTGATTGCGGGCACGGCACTGACAATGGGCAAACACGTATATTGCGAAAAACCTCTTACCCACTCGGTCTATGAATCTCGGCTGCTGACAAAGCTCGCTAAGCACCATAACGTTGCCACTCAGATGGGTAACCAAGGCTCGTCGGGACCCGGCGTAAATCAGGTTTGCGACTGGATTTGGAATGGAGAAATTGGTGAAATAGTTAAGGTAGAAGCATTTACGGATAGACCTATTTGGCCTCAGGGCTTGATGCGTCCCAAGGATGTCCACAAAGTGCCCAAGACGATGGATTGGGATTTATTTATCGGACCGGCTCCGATGCGTCCTTTTAATTCCATTTACACGCCTTGGAACTGGCGTGGCTGGTGGGATTTTGGAACGGGTGCGTTGGGCGATATGGCTTGCCACATCCTTCACCCTGTTTTCAAATCTCTGAAACTCGGTTATCCTACTCAGGTTCAGGGCACTTCTACATCGCTCCTCACAGAATGTGCACCCAATGCACAATTTGTAACTTACGTGTTCCCGGCACGTGAAAATATGCCTAAGGTTGCTATGCCCGAGGTTACCGTTACGTGGTATGACGGTGGTTTGATGCCTCCGCGCCCGGCAGGAATGCCCGAGGGTAAAAGTATGAATGATAGTGGCGGTGGCGTGATTTTCCACGGCACGAAAGATACGTTGATTTGCGGATGCTATGGTGTGAATCCTTGGCTGTTATCGGGACGAAAACCGGAAGTTCCGTCGATGTGTCGTAAGGTTGAAACTTCGCACGAGATGGATTTTGTGCGTGCTTGTAAGGAGACAGCTGCTAATCGTGTGAAGACCGCTTCGGACTTCTCCGAGGCAGGTCCCTTCAACGAAATGGTGGTTATGGGCGTTAATGCGGTTCGTTTGCAGGCACTTAACAAGGTGCTAAATTGGGATGGTGCAAATATGCAGTTCACAAACATAACCCCGGACGAGACTCTGAAGATTATGATTGAGGACGGTTTCAGCATCGAAGATGGACACCCAACCTTCAATAAAACTTACACAGACCCAATCAACGCCGCTCAATTTGCTAATGAGTTGATTAAACACAACTATCGCGACGGTTGGAAATTGGTGGATATGCCAAGATAG
- a CDS encoding Twin-arginine translocation protein TatA: protein MELLFLGGIGTTEIVLIVIVLLLMFGGKKIPELMRGAGKGIREFKSAMNEPVEQIKKELNETPEDEKKEGNK, encoded by the coding sequence ATGGAATTACTGTTTCTTGGCGGAATCGGCACGACCGAAATTGTTCTTATCGTAATTGTCCTCTTGTTGATGTTCGGCGGCAAGAAGATTCCCGAGCTGATGCGTGGTGCGGGCAAGGGTATTCGCGAATTCAAAAGCGCGATGAACGAACCGGTGGAGCAAATCAAAAAGGAGTTGAACGAAACTCCCGAAGACGAAAAAAAGGAAGGAAATAAGTAA
- a CDS encoding Putative Holliday junction resolvase YqgF, translated as MGRILAIDYGQKRVGLAVTDPLKIIATALATVTAGEALDYIIKYCAQNEVEAIVIGMPVQMNGEPSESQKHIRPFVGRLQKALPEMQIKFADERFTSKMAFQTMIDAGVKKMARRDKGTVDRISATIILQDFLGC; from the coding sequence GTGGGACGAATCTTGGCGATAGACTATGGGCAGAAGCGAGTAGGTTTGGCGGTAACCGACCCGCTTAAAATTATTGCCACAGCCCTTGCCACGGTTACAGCCGGCGAGGCGTTGGATTATATAATAAAGTATTGTGCTCAAAACGAGGTTGAAGCTATTGTCATAGGGATGCCGGTGCAGATGAATGGAGAGCCTTCGGAATCGCAAAAGCATATAAGACCCTTTGTTGGGCGTTTGCAAAAGGCGTTGCCTGAGATGCAAATAAAGTTTGCGGACGAGCGTTTTACCTCTAAAATGGCGTTTCAGACGATGATAGATGCGGGCGTGAAGAAGATGGCGCGCCGCGACAAGGGCACGGTAGACCGTATCAGCGCCACAATAATTTTGCAGGATTTTTTAGGTTGTTAA
- a CDS encoding Excinuclease ABC subunit C: protein MSNLQNKISLLPQLPGVYQFFDSEGTVIYVGKAKSLRNRVGSYFNNSADHSVKVRALVRNIADLKHIVVDSEQDALLLENNLIKKHLPRYNILLKDSKSYPWICISNENFERIFSTRKLIKDGSAYFGPYANGTMQKTVLELIKGLFPLRSCKLNLAPELIKRGKYTVCLEFHIGNCKGCCEGKISEQEYRRHIEQSRDILKGDLSAATAFFQEQMTFHSARLEFEQAAAAKKKLELLVDYQHRSVIVSPTINNVDAVYLLKDGDIAFCNHIKVVHGAVISSYTFELKSSLDETREELLGYAISRIENLGREVVVPFEPSGITGLYTIPQRGEKVKLLELGEKNCRIYQLEKLKHIEKTDPERHTKRIMERMKADLHLAVEPRHIECFDNSNIQGSSPVAACVVFRDGVPSKRDYRHYNVKTVVGANDFATMEEILTRRYSRLVAEGETLPQLIVIDGGKGQLGAAVNALRALGVEIPVVGLAKRMEEVFFPGDPVPLYLDKRSETLKVLMHLRDEAHRFGITFHRKQRSAKFLKNNLEDIPGLGKASVEKLLKKYKTEKRIKSAPIEELTELIGGARAEKIKGSL, encoded by the coding sequence ATGAGTAATCTTCAAAATAAAATTTCACTACTGCCGCAACTGCCGGGAGTATATCAATTCTTCGACAGCGAGGGCACTGTCATATATGTGGGTAAGGCAAAGAGCCTGCGCAATCGTGTGGGTTCGTACTTCAACAATTCTGCCGACCACTCAGTGAAAGTGCGGGCACTTGTTCGCAACATCGCCGACCTGAAACATATAGTCGTTGATTCGGAACAGGATGCACTACTGTTGGAGAATAACCTTATCAAAAAGCATCTGCCGCGCTACAATATTTTGCTCAAAGATAGTAAATCTTACCCGTGGATTTGCATATCTAACGAAAATTTCGAGCGAATATTTTCTACGCGTAAGCTAATAAAGGACGGCTCGGCATACTTTGGTCCCTACGCCAATGGGACAATGCAAAAGACGGTGTTGGAGCTGATAAAGGGCTTGTTTCCGCTCAGAAGTTGCAAACTGAATCTCGCACCTGAACTGATAAAAAGAGGGAAATATACGGTATGCTTGGAGTTCCATATCGGGAATTGCAAGGGGTGCTGCGAGGGTAAAATCAGCGAGCAGGAATATAGACGGCACATTGAGCAGAGTCGCGATATATTGAAGGGCGATTTGTCGGCGGCGACTGCCTTTTTCCAGGAGCAGATGACGTTCCACAGCGCCCGTTTAGAGTTTGAGCAGGCAGCAGCAGCAAAGAAGAAGTTGGAGCTACTTGTTGATTACCAGCATCGTTCGGTGATTGTTTCGCCCACTATCAACAATGTGGATGCCGTTTATCTGTTGAAGGACGGCGACATAGCCTTCTGTAACCACATCAAGGTTGTGCACGGGGCGGTGATTTCGAGCTACACTTTCGAGCTAAAAAGCTCTCTGGACGAGACACGCGAAGAGTTGTTGGGTTATGCCATTTCGCGTATAGAAAACCTTGGGCGCGAGGTTGTAGTACCGTTTGAGCCAAGCGGAATCACAGGGCTCTACACAATTCCCCAACGGGGTGAGAAGGTGAAGCTGTTGGAGCTGGGCGAGAAAAATTGCCGCATCTATCAGTTAGAAAAGCTAAAACACATCGAAAAGACCGACCCCGAACGGCACACAAAACGAATTATGGAGCGGATGAAGGCAGATTTGCACCTTGCGGTGGAGCCGCGTCATATCGAGTGTTTTGATAACTCTAACATTCAGGGCTCTAGCCCCGTGGCTGCCTGCGTCGTCTTTCGCGACGGAGTGCCGAGTAAGCGGGACTATCGTCACTATAATGTAAAAACAGTGGTTGGGGCTAACGACTTCGCCACGATGGAAGAGATACTGACGCGCCGCTATTCGCGCCTTGTGGCAGAGGGCGAGACCTTGCCGCAACTTATTGTTATTGATGGAGGTAAGGGGCAGCTTGGGGCGGCGGTCAATGCGTTGAGAGCGCTTGGTGTCGAAATACCGGTTGTGGGGTTAGCAAAGCGGATGGAGGAGGTTTTTTTTCCGGGTGACCCCGTGCCGCTATATTTGGATAAGCGCTCGGAAACTTTGAAGGTGTTGATGCATCTCAGAGACGAGGCACACCGCTTCGGTATAACCTTTCATAGGAAGCAACGCTCAGCCAAGTTTCTCAAAAACAACTTAGAAGACATACCCGGCTTGGGAAAGGCAAGCGTAGAAAAATTGCTCAAAAAGTATAAGACCGAGAAGCGCATAAAAAGTGCACCAATAGAGGAATTAACCGAGTTGATAGGTGGTGCAAGGGCGGAGAAGATTAAGGGGAGTCTCTAG
- a CDS encoding putative membrane protein NMA1128 — translation MIYLAIICALLAVLGSVLPVIPGPLLAYGALWLARLSEHCPFTDEFMVIMGIVTAIVFLLDLFLPPMVVRAFGGSKAAGRGAMVGMLLGIIFTPIGMFLGMILGAFIFELLISKRKPTHSLKATMGAVLGFILGTGIKLALCGFILWEIVITGLGTLLK, via the coding sequence ATGATTTATCTTGCAATTATTTGTGCTCTGCTGGCTGTTTTGGGGTCAGTGTTGCCCGTTATTCCCGGTCCACTATTGGCATACGGAGCTCTTTGGCTTGCCCGCTTGAGTGAGCATTGCCCCTTTACCGATGAGTTTATGGTTATAATGGGCATAGTTACCGCGATAGTTTTTTTGCTCGATTTATTTCTGCCGCCTATGGTTGTGCGCGCCTTTGGCGGAAGCAAGGCTGCGGGTAGGGGGGCGATGGTGGGGATGTTGCTTGGAATAATTTTCACACCGATAGGGATGTTTCTAGGGATGATACTCGGGGCATTTATCTTTGAACTGCTCATATCTAAGAGAAAACCAACACATTCGCTCAAAGCCACAATGGGGGCTGTTCTGGGCTTTATACTGGGAACGGGGATAAAATTGGCTCTGTGCGGATTTATCCTCTGGGAGATAGTCATCACCGGTCTGGGTACGCTACTGAAGTAG
- a CDS encoding Penicillin-binding protein 2 (PBP-2), whose translation MESRGKILIIAVVVLCLIIVVRLFYIQVLDSSYKIFANNNALRYQIQFPPRGEVYDRNGEFLVQSKEAYDLLCIPREVTPFDTVRFASIIGVEVADVRAEIQKARKYSTRRPSVLFKQLSKEVKLRLEERRFRGFFTQYRTVRTYPTKMAGNLLGYVGEVDDRDMSRDPYYKMGDFIGKTGIEKAYEEQLRGIKGVKVELVDVHGMPKGAYQDGVYDTLAQPGRAIYSTIDGKLQQLAEELLQGKVGAVVAIEPATGEILVMANSPSYDPDLLVGRDRSKNYARMVFDLRQPLYNRAVMSSYPPGSTFKTVNGLIGMQLGVATENDLHSCPGGYPMGGVIRPKCHAHYSPLNMSGAVANSCNAYFAYVFRDILDRGKVAPTFRERYDIWREYVMSFGFGRKLGSDFTGERNGNVPSADYYNRIYNNRWNSYTVISLSIGQGEMGCTPLQMANMAAIIANRGYYYIPHVVKRVEGQDTIHSRFTEKHYTKVAPEHFNSVVEGMYQAVNVAGTATIARVAGLDICGKTGTAQNPQGADHSVFMSFAPRDNPKIAIYVFIEHGRFGATTAAPIASLLAEQYLTDTIKRPDMVEYVKNMQVHYPMYDRVGAR comes from the coding sequence ATGGAAAGTCGTGGAAAGATATTGATTATTGCGGTGGTAGTGTTATGCTTGATTATCGTGGTGAGGCTGTTTTATATACAGGTACTGGATAGTAGCTACAAGATTTTTGCCAATAATAACGCACTTCGTTACCAAATTCAGTTTCCGCCGCGGGGTGAGGTCTACGACCGCAATGGCGAATTTTTGGTGCAGAGTAAGGAGGCGTACGATTTGTTGTGTATCCCGCGTGAGGTCACACCTTTCGACACGGTTAGGTTTGCCTCAATCATCGGGGTCGAGGTCGCAGACGTGCGTGCCGAGATTCAAAAGGCACGTAAATACTCCACTCGCCGCCCTTCGGTGCTATTCAAACAGCTTTCCAAGGAGGTGAAGCTCAGGTTAGAGGAGCGTCGCTTTAGAGGATTCTTTACACAATATCGCACCGTGAGAACCTATCCCACAAAGATGGCGGGCAACCTGCTGGGCTATGTGGGCGAGGTGGACGATAGAGATATGAGCCGCGACCCATATTACAAGATGGGCGACTTCATCGGCAAGACGGGTATAGAGAAAGCATATGAGGAGCAACTACGTGGCATAAAGGGTGTTAAGGTGGAGCTTGTTGATGTTCACGGTATGCCCAAGGGGGCATATCAAGATGGAGTTTACGACACTCTGGCGCAGCCTGGCAGGGCGATATATTCGACCATAGACGGCAAATTGCAGCAACTTGCCGAGGAGCTTTTGCAGGGGAAAGTGGGAGCTGTTGTGGCGATTGAGCCTGCTACGGGGGAGATTCTTGTTATGGCAAATTCGCCGAGTTATGACCCCGATTTGCTTGTTGGGCGCGACCGCTCCAAGAACTACGCGCGGATGGTTTTCGACCTGCGCCAACCGCTCTACAACCGTGCCGTGATGTCCTCCTATCCGCCCGGATCGACCTTCAAGACCGTCAATGGACTCATCGGGATGCAACTTGGCGTAGCCACAGAGAACGACCTGCACTCCTGCCCCGGGGGCTACCCAATGGGTGGTGTAATCCGTCCTAAGTGCCACGCCCACTACTCCCCCTTGAATATGTCGGGGGCGGTGGCAAACTCCTGCAATGCTTACTTTGCTTATGTTTTTCGCGATATTCTCGACCGAGGGAAGGTTGCTCCAACATTTCGCGAGCGATACGATATTTGGCGCGAATATGTGATGAGCTTCGGTTTTGGACGCAAACTCGGTTCGGATTTTACCGGTGAGCGCAATGGCAACGTCCCCTCGGCTGACTACTACAATCGAATATACAACAACCGTTGGAACTCTTATACCGTTATTTCGCTATCCATCGGACAGGGTGAGATGGGTTGCACACCGTTGCAAATGGCTAATATGGCTGCAATTATAGCCAATCGTGGCTACTACTATATTCCTCACGTGGTCAAGAGAGTCGAGGGGCAGGATACTATACACAGCCGATTTACCGAAAAACACTACACCAAGGTTGCACCCGAACACTTTAATTCGGTGGTAGAGGGTATGTATCAAGCCGTCAATGTGGCAGGCACTGCTACGATTGCCCGCGTTGCGGGGTTAGATATATGTGGCAAGACCGGTACTGCGCAAAATCCGCAAGGTGCTGACCATTCGGTATTTATGAGTTTTGCGCCGCGGGATAACCCCAAAATTGCCATATATGTCTTTATTGAGCACGGACGTTTCGGTGCCACGACTGCTGCACCGATAGCTTCTCTCCTTGCCGAACAATACTTAACTGATACCATTAAACGCCCCGATATGGTGGAGTATGTCAAAAATATGCAGGTTCACTATCCGATGTACGATAGGGTTGGCGCGAGATGA
- a CDS encoding Twin-arginine translocation protein TatC, which translates to MAEQEDLEQGGAEMTFTEHIVELRRLLVRAAILFGLVAIIFFMMKGVVVDWVFAPMSPDFPTNRFFDWLAGITDVDALRINQTTVELYNNKMAGQFSLHIRSSVIGALVVTFPYIIYQLWSFVKPALSDVVRSQTKRIVWEVSMWFFIGFFFGYYCISPLAANFLIGYEVSPTVQNIIDVSSYMSTVMGVSFAAALIFQLPLLVRLLSSIGLMKAEFMRKYRKVAAAVLLVLSAIITPPDVFSQVLIFIPLYLLYEYGITIAVKIEKRKAEQEE; encoded by the coding sequence ATGGCTGAGCAAGAAGATTTGGAACAGGGCGGTGCAGAGATGACCTTTACCGAGCATATTGTGGAACTCAGGCGACTGCTTGTGAGGGCTGCAATATTGTTCGGGCTTGTGGCTATCATCTTCTTTATGATGAAGGGAGTTGTGGTGGATTGGGTCTTCGCACCTATGTCGCCCGATTTTCCGACAAATCGTTTTTTCGATTGGTTGGCAGGCATAACAGATGTCGATGCGCTGAGAATCAATCAAACAACCGTCGAGCTGTATAACAATAAGATGGCGGGACAATTTTCGCTCCACATCCGTTCGTCGGTGATTGGTGCGCTGGTGGTGACGTTTCCCTATATTATATACCAACTTTGGTCGTTTGTCAAGCCTGCTCTATCGGATGTCGTACGATCCCAAACAAAACGCATTGTGTGGGAGGTCTCTATGTGGTTTTTTATCGGATTTTTCTTTGGGTACTACTGTATCTCGCCCTTGGCGGCGAACTTTTTGATTGGTTATGAGGTGAGCCCAACGGTGCAGAATATCATTGACGTGAGTTCGTATATGTCTACGGTGATGGGCGTTTCATTTGCGGCAGCGTTGATTTTTCAACTACCTCTTTTGGTTCGTCTTCTCTCGAGCATCGGATTGATGAAGGCTGAATTTATGCGTAAGTACAGAAAAGTGGCAGCGGCAGTGTTGTTGGTACTCTCGGCAATTATCACCCCGCCGGATGTCTTTTCGCAGGTGCTGATTTTCATCCCTTTATATCTGTTATATGAATATGGCATCACAATCGCAGTGAAGATAGAAAAACGTAAGGCAGAACAAGAAGAGTAA
- a CDS encoding Zinc ABC transporter/inner membrane permease protein ZnuB yields the protein MDFFTEIFQYSFLANAVIASLLAAFACGIVGTYIVVRRLVFLSGGITHSSFGGIGIAYYLGLDPILGAAVFAVLSAFGIEMLSGKGSIREDSAIGILWSVGMAVGVIFVFLTPGYAPNLMSFLFGNILLVTTDNIVILAAFDVVLLAAMVIFYRAIIYTALDGEYAASRGVRVRLVNLAMLTMIALAIVLNIKVVGIVLLVSLLTLPAVTASQFCRSYKSIMVWSVVIAVFSILAALAVSNSIDVPAGALAVIVLANLFFVTKCVKKIATFAKKQIGR from the coding sequence ATGGATTTTTTCACAGAAATATTTCAATATTCCTTTCTGGCAAATGCCGTGATTGCATCGTTGTTGGCGGCGTTTGCGTGCGGCATTGTGGGGACGTATATAGTGGTGAGGCGGTTGGTTTTTCTCAGCGGCGGTATCACTCACAGTTCGTTTGGGGGCATTGGGATTGCATACTATTTAGGGCTTGACCCCATTTTGGGTGCAGCAGTTTTTGCGGTGCTCTCTGCCTTTGGCATAGAGATGTTGAGTGGCAAGGGGAGTATTCGCGAGGATTCTGCAATCGGGATACTCTGGTCGGTGGGTATGGCGGTGGGTGTAATCTTTGTGTTCCTTACGCCCGGTTATGCGCCCAATCTGATGAGCTTTCTCTTTGGCAATATTTTGCTGGTGACCACCGACAATATCGTTATACTTGCGGCATTCGATGTAGTGTTGCTTGCGGCGATGGTAATATTTTATAGGGCAATTATTTATACGGCTCTCGATGGTGAATATGCAGCTTCGCGAGGGGTGCGTGTGCGTCTTGTCAATCTTGCTATGCTTACAATGATTGCGCTTGCTATTGTATTGAATATAAAGGTTGTGGGCATTGTTTTGCTCGTTTCTTTGCTGACGTTGCCTGCTGTCACGGCGAGTCAGTTTTGCCGCAGTTATAAGTCAATAATGGTGTGGTCGGTGGTTATTGCTGTTTTTTCGATTCTCGCGGCACTGGCGGTGAGCAATAGTATTGACGTGCCGGCTGGGGCGTTGGCGGTGATAGTGCTTGCAAATCTTTTTTTTGTGACCAAATGTGTCAAAAAAATTGCTACCTTTGCAAAAAAACAAATAGGTAGATGA
- a CDS encoding putative disulphide-isomerase yields the protein MFIAILALVSMAGFSQGIKFTEGTFDQLKAEAKKTDRPIFIDVYATWCGPCIFLASDIFTKDDVGKYMNEKFVNAKFDAEKGEGIDIAKKYKVKAYPTMLILDAEGKELGRVVGAERTTEAFIKKIEEATSK from the coding sequence ATGTTTATTGCCATATTGGCATTGGTGTCGATGGCAGGTTTTTCTCAGGGGATTAAATTCACCGAAGGGACTTTTGACCAACTAAAAGCTGAGGCAAAAAAAACTGACCGCCCTATTTTTATTGACGTCTACGCAACCTGGTGCGGACCTTGCATTTTTTTGGCATCCGACATTTTCACCAAAGATGATGTTGGTAAGTATATGAATGAAAAGTTCGTGAATGCAAAGTTCGATGCCGAAAAAGGAGAGGGAATAGATATTGCAAAGAAGTATAAGGTGAAGGCATATCCTACAATGCTTATCCTCGACGCCGAGGGTAAAGAGCTTGGTCGAGTGGTTGGTGCGGAGCGCACAACAGAAGCCTTTATCAAAAAAATTGAGGAGGCAACGTCCAAATAA